ATTGTTGGTTAAAAAGCCAACTGGAATTCAATCGCTAACGATCCGATATCAGTTCAAAAGCCAGCTGCAATTCAATTGCTCGCAATTTATTGCCGGTTAAAAGCTAGCTGAAATCAAATCTTCCGTAATTTGCTATCGACCAAACAGCCAGCTGGAATTTGATTGGTTTGCGTTGCTGCTGGTTAAAGATCAAGCTGGAATTCATTCACTCACGATCCGATATCGGTTCAAAAGCCAGCTACGATTCAATCGCTCGCAATTTACTGTGGTTTAAAGAGCTAGCTGGAACCAATCTTCGCAATTTGCTATCGAGCAAAAGGCCACCTGGAATTCGATTGTTTGCGTTACGGCCGGTTCAAGAGCTAGCTGGAATTCAATCGCTCATGATTCGATACCGGTTCAAAAGCCAGCTACACTTCAATCGCTCGCAATTTGCTACGAGTTAAAGAGCTAGCTTGAATCCAATCTTTCACATTTGCTATCGACAAAAAAACCCAGCTAGAATTCGATTGTTTGCGTTACCGCCGGTTAAAGAGCCAATTGGATTTCAACCGCTCACGTTTCGATATCGGTTCAAAAGCCAGTTACGAATCAATCGCTCGCCATTTAGTGCCGGTTAAAGAGCTAGCTGGAATCCAATATTCCGCAATTTGCGGTCGAGCCGTTTGCGATTTATTATTGGTTAGGAACCACCAACCGCGTAATGCGGCCCGACGCATGAGTTTCATGAATAGCATGagagaaaaccaaaagaaaaaaaagatggggAAAAAAGATCATAGTACACCATGGAGAGCATCCTTGACACATGCTAAACCTCTTTACCCATTATATACGTCAAACCACATTGCAATTTCCTGACAAGTTCTAAATTTACTGTAACACAATACCTAAGTGCTACGGACTAAGAAAAAATTACTCCGTACGTATGTTTTGCTAACACGGTACCTAGGCACTGACGGTAGGACTGACCGGCGTCCcagtggaaaaaaaaaatgaatggcGCCTCGGCTCGTAAAAAGCTGCCCCGTCGTAGGGTGGCGGCAGCACACACAGCAACACAGCTAGCCTGCCTGCCTGCGCCCACCCACCACCCCactcgctgcagcccggtCAGACCAGACAGCCGCACACACGCAACACACCCCCCGGTCCCACCCAATTCCCGAACCGGCCCTTCCGCCGTCCGGTCCAGCAAAAGACCGTCTCTCTCGGCTGCCAACCCGGTCCGCCCGCCACCGGTTTTTCGACGTCGCCCGTGTCTCTCTCGTTCCGTCTTTCGGCGCGTGTGGGTTTCTCTCTCTACCCCCTACAAAGAGACCACCACCAAATCCCTCCCATCCCCTGCCCCatctcctttctctctctctctctccccccgcGTCTCGTCCTTCCCCACAAAACATTTCTACTGCCTGCTtgcttgctcctcctcctgctacTACTACTCGCTTCCCCTTTCCGCCTtcctccccatccccatcCTCTCCTCCCGCTAGGGTtttcctcccgccgccgcagaagGAGCAGCGGCAGAAGCGTACGTGATGCCGCCCGtcgccatggcgccgccgccgcagggccCCTCCGCAGGTACGCCCCGCGCAACCAGATCTGGTCAACACCGGTCACGGGGCttcggctcttcttcttctctcgcCCTGACGTTTTTTTGGTGGGTTTTCATGGCAGGGGACCCGCTGTTCAACGAGCTATGGCACGCCTGCGCCGGCCCGCTCGTCACCGTCCCGCGCGTCGGCGACCTCGTCTTCTACTTCCCGCAGGGCCACATCGAGCAGGTTTCCGTCCACGCCCTGTTTCTTCTCTTCGTTTTCCCCTTCCCCGCTCGCGATTCGGGACGCGAAGGTCGCTACGCTTCGGTTTCGCGCGCTGAATTTGCTTTTGCTCTtgcgtgtttttttttttgggttttgtttGCAGGTGGAGGCCTCCATGAACCAGGTCGCCGACAACCAGATGCGCCTCTACGATCTGCCTTCCAAGCTGCTCTGCAGCGTCATCAACGTCGAGCTCAAGGTGCCCCGATCCCTCCCCTTTTTTTACCCGCTTCTCGTGTTCaattcttctctctctttgcGTCCGGAAAATATCTTCCCGTCTCCCTGCTCCGGAATTCTGCTCGGTCGTCTCACTTGTTCCGCGGATTTTTCGCAGGCGGAGGCCGACACCGACGAGGTCTACGCGCAAGTCATGCTCATCCCGGAGAACGATGTAAGctctttcgaaaaaaaaacagggtgAGAACTtgggggatttttttttcccgggCCGAATTGTTCATCTCTGCTTGATTTGTAACTTGCAGCAAAACGAGATGGCGGTGGAGAAGTCGAGCTCCAAAGCAGCCACCACGCTAGCAAAGCCGGCGGTACGGTCCTTCTGCAAGACGCTGACGGCGTCCGACACCAGCACACATGGCGGCTTCTCTGTGCTGCGCCGCCACGCTGATGAGTGCCTCCCTCCTTTGGTATGTGTGGAATTCCCGCTAGTAGATCAAAACCTACGCTGTTGGATCATGCGGACTACCGTGTGTGCCTTGCCATCTCTTTGTGGCATTTGCTGACCTGATTCATTTGGCAGGATATGACCCAGTCGCCTCCCACACAGGAGCTCGTGGCCAAGGATCTGCATGGCATGGACTGGCGCTTCCGCCACATCTTCCGAGGTAACTTTGTGTTCCTTGCCTTCCTGTGATCCGTTTCTGTTTTAGATCACCATGCATGCCTGTATAGTTTGACGCTGACCAATTTAGAAGACCATTAGTTGTAGCTTAGCCATCACTTAAAATGCAATGCATCAAATCTGTCAATAATTTTGAAAGCTTTATCCTGTACTAGATGTTGATAGCATCAATGATGAATGTGCTAACCTGATTGCAAATCAACAggacaacctaggaggcatcTCCTTCAGAGCGGTTGGAGCGTGTTTGTCAGTTCCAAAAGGCTTGTTGCTGGGGATGCCTTCATTTTCCTCAGGTTTGTTGtcgttctttctttctccctaGCATAACAATTTACCACCCACTGCTAATCTGTTTGGCTCAATgcagaggagagagcggcgAGCTTCGTGTTGGTGTTAGGAGGGCTATGAGGCAGCTGTCCAACGTGCCATCTTCAGTCATATCTAGCCACAGTATGCACCTTGGAGTGCTTGCTACTGCATGGCATGCAATCAACACGAAAAGCATGTTCACTGTCTACTACAAACCTAGGTATATCGACATGTCTAGCACAATCATACTGTTTTCTCTGCAGTCATGAATTTGCCCCCTTTCTCTTTTTGAGTACTTAAATTAAACTTGTATCTAATCTCTTCTTCAATTTTAGGACGAGTCCTTCAGAATTCATAATACCATATGATCAGTATATGGAGTCTGTGAAAAACAACTATTCTATTGGGGTGAGATTCAGAATGAGATTTGAAGGAGAAGAGGCACCAGAGCAGAGGTAAGTGTTTTGCAGTATTTGTATTCCCTACAAATGTGGTTTTCTGTGGATTATCTCCTAACAGTACTAAGACCTCATTTGTTGTCATGTAGGTTTACTGGTACTATCATCGGCAGTGAAAATCTTGACCCACTCTGGCCTGAATCAAGCTGGAGATCCTTGAAGGTAACTGTTTGATCACtattgttatttttttatgaCTGGATGTTTGGCGTGTTCTGATGGAGGAACGCTTCTGCAACTTAGGTGCGTTGGGATGAGCCTTCGACTATTCCGCGTCCGGACAGAGTCTCTCCTTGGAAAATAGAGCCCGCTTCATCACCTCCTGTTAACCCGCTTCCTCTTTCTCGGGTCAAAAGACCAAGGCCAAATGTTCCTCCAGCTTCTCCTGAATCATCTGCTCTTACAAAAGAAGGTATATAAGATTGTTAGTTCTATAAACAATGTTAAAGGCTTCATGATTGACAATGTTGCATAATTGACGCTTTTGAAATTCTTGCTGACATTTGCAGGTGCAACTAAGGTTGATGTGGATTCTGCTCAAGCACAACGAAATCAAACTAGCATGGTCTTGCAAGGTCAAGAACCTATGACCTTGAGAAGCAACAACCTTACTGACAGCAATGATTCTGATGCCACTGTTCAGAAGCCTATGATGTGGTCACCATCCCCCAACATTGGAAAGAGCCGTCCATTAACGTTTCAGCAAAGGCCCTCTATGGATAATTGGATGCAATTGGGAAGACGTGAAACTGATTATAAGGATGCATCTTCTGGTGCCCAATCTTTTGGCGATTCCCCAGGCTTCTTCGTGCAGACTTATGACGAGGCTCCTAACCATCTTGCTTCATTCAAGAACCAGTTTCAGGATCAAGGTCCTGCTCGTCACTTCTCAGAACCTTACTTCTTTATGCATCAGCAACCCAACTTGACTGTTGATTCAAGCACAAAGATGCACCCAGAGACCAATGAGTTGCATTTCTGGAACGGCCAGAACACTGTGTATGGTCATTCTGGAGATCAATCACAAGGTTTCAGATTTGAAGAACACCCCTCAAACTGGTCAAGCCAGCAGTTCTCCCGGGTTGAACAGCCACGAGTTATCAGGCCTCATGCATCAATAGCTCCAGTTGATTTAGAGAAAACAAGAGAAGGCAGCGGCTTCAAGATCTTTGGGTTTAAGGTTGATACAGCGAGTGCCCCTACTAACCATTTGAGCTCCCCAATGGCTGCAACTCACGAGCCTGCGCTACAAACTCAGCCATCGGCATCACTAAATCAGTTGCAACATGCACAAACTGATTGTTTTCCTGAGGTATCTGTAAGCACtggtggaacaaatgagaatgAGAAAAGCATCCAACAAGCTCCACAAAGTTCAAAAGATGTCCAAAGCAAGTCCCATGGTGCTTCGACAAGGAGTTGCACAAAGGTATTGTCTCGTGTTCTCTTATATTCATACCATCTGCTGGTCCGTACGTCATGTTTTGTGGCATATCTTTTACTTGTGCATTACTGTGTGGGTCAGTCTGTGCTACCAGTTGAGAGTTTATTCCTCAATGTGGAAATTATGAATTAGTTCTCATGTTGATAAAAAACTTTTCAGCATGTTGCACTAAATCTTTTGCCTTTGTGGATGAATTCCCTTGTTCAATTTATATTGTTTATGAGCAAGACTATTTGGTCCATGCATGAGGGCACCATGCATGTTACTTTCTTAAATATTGTAAACATTGTtgtcatataatttttttaggggTATCGTATTACTGTGTTATTTATATTATGCTGTCCATGGTTTTGCAGGTTCATAAGCAAGGTGTTGCTCTTGGCAGATCAGTTGATCTCTCAAAGTTCAGTGACTATGATGAACTGAAAGCTGAGCTAGACAAGATGTTTGAATTCGACGGTGAATTGATGTCTTCAAACAAGAACTGGCAGATTGTTTACACTGATAATGAGGATGACATGATGCTTGTCGGAGATGATCCATGGGGGTAAGGTTCTATCTTGGTGCTTGCTTTATATGCATGCAGTAGAATTTCCTTTCCCAGTGAGTACTAACCCTACATTATTTTGTGAGCAGAGAATTCTGCAGCATAGTGCGCAAGATCTGTATTTACACCAAGGAGGAGGTCCAGAAGATGAACTCGAAATTATCTGCCCCAAGAAAGGAGGACGGTGCAGCGCCCTGTGATGGTGCAAACGAGAATGCAGCTCTTCCCGCACCAGGCAATTTAGATAACTAGGTATGTGCCTTTCAGAATCATGCTATTCTTGATCTGCAAGCATGGTCTCAAGATATTATTGTTTGCTATAAGAAGCATCACCGAAAGCGACTGACCTTGAGTTGTTGGGGTTTCTGCAGGTTGTGTTTAAGCCGGTTGAGGCATGAGGTGAGGTATCGCACGGGGAGCTGTCCTGTCCTGCCTGCGGGTCCCAGCCAAGAAGTAACTCCTGTTGTCGATTGCTATTGGTGATCGCCCCCTGCACCCCTCCTGATGCAAACCCTTTTAATTCGGATCTAGTtgcttaggaaatgtagagaCTCTGCGTAATTCCTTATCCCTGGTTTGCTCTTGGCTTAAAAGTTAGATGGCCGAGATGATTATTGTTATCCCCCTTTGCTTGCATGCTCCCTTGCTTCATTTCACAGCACCCCCTCCCAACTGCCTGTGTAAATATTTATCCATCAACCATGGTCGTAGCGTTAGTACCTGTATTAATTAGTTATCCAGCAGCAGAGGCCAGAGTGAGAGTCACAATTGGTAAAATGGCGAGCAAACAATGGTATATGTACCGTCTAATTAATCCTGTTTTCGATGTATTAATTGGTTATAGAGTGAGCTTAAGGCCTTGTGGTGGTACCGCTGTCGCTCTCTGTAGCTAGGCCGGGGCGCATGACGGGGTACACTACACCTGCGCCGTATAACTCATGTCTGGTGGCACTACTCTGTTGTCTGCAGCTTGATTGATCATGCACAGGAGTGGAAGCCAAGCGTGCTCTGGCATTCCGGCTCAGTGTTGAGGGTGCCTTGTCATCTGGCTATCGACGGGCTTGATATCCACGGTGCCGCCTGTGCGGTGTGGACGTTTTGCTTGCCGTGCTCTGATGTCTTCCTTTTTGGTTAATGAAAAAGGAAGTGTGCTTGGTATTGTGGTGGTGTTGGGTTGGTGCGAGGAAAGGGGAGGGAAAAGAAGGAAGGCGCGTGGGTGGTGCCGGTGCTCCCCTTGTCTCAGCCCTGTTTCCCTTCTAGTGGAAAATAAAATAGGGGTTGAACTGGGCAGGCAGTCGCTCTCCgtggaagagaaaaaaagaagcccGGGCCACTTGGTGCTTGTGCTAGTGCCGGGGAGACGGTGGTGCTTCAGTTCGTTTtcgcctcgtcctcctcgtcccgGGCGTCAACGTCTCTGGCCCGGTCCACACACCACTTGTGTGGCGTCCGTGTTGATCCCGCGAGGCGAAGTGGAACGCTAGAAGCAAAACCGCGCGTGGTGGTAAAGCAAGGGCGCATTTCCGTTTTATTTATGTTGTGTGTGCAAGTCTCTTTGGCTCCTCCGTGCGCCGCCGGTCGTGATGGATGGGGGGATCAGATAAGGGAGGGTTCCGTTCCGGGCGGCGATTGGAACGACGGAAAGATCTCTAGAGCCCTTTGCTGCGTGCGAGGCCGTtggaagcaaagcaaagcaaaaccaACGGAACTGCCATGGAGATATACCCTCATGGAATGATTTTGAAACTGATCGAACTGGTTTTTGTGGCACGTGCGCGAAGCAGGTGGGGATTCTCGTGGTGTATAGGTGTAGAAGAGTCATTGGTCCGCAGAGAGGGGCGATCGAGGATGAAAGGAAATAATGGTGCGGTCAGTGGTCACAAGCTAGTACTAACCGCACGCAGCAGGGGGCAGGCGGGACACAGGAGCACGGTGCAAGCCAGCTAATAAGTAGAGTGCTGTGAAACAAGGGGCCAAGAGTCCTCCTAGTCAGTCGTCGTTGTGGTGAGCAGCAAAAGCTCCTCCTCTGACTGACCGAGAGACCCACGGGGCAGATCTCTCTGTCAACCGCGGCGGTCAAGAGCAGCTCTGACTGACTGCTGACGACCACGATCGTTAGGATCAGACGAGACGGCTGACTGAGTGCGGCGCAGAGCTGCCTTGTGTGGCACGGCCGGGACCCCGACGGGTGGGCCCCTGGCCATCGTCGACCGCGGATTCACGTGACAACACACGGCGACCCCGATTCCGAGgccgcagctgcagcaggAGCAGGGCCAGGCCAGTGCCCCCCAGTATAGGGAGGGTAGTCCTAGAGCGGAGCGCGTGGTCGTGGGCCCTTAAGCAATATGGAAAGCGACGGGTGAGTGAGCGAGCGAGCGCATCGCGCCGGAGACGGGAATGAATGAACACGAATCTATATGCTAGGCGAGTGAGTCTCCAAGCGCGCCGCGACAAGGCTCGCTTTTACCGGCCCGTGCCTCAtctctgccgctgctgctgctcggtGCTCGCACCCAACAAGAATAGCTAGGGCTAGGACTAGGAGCGGGGCCTTCTCTAGTTCTAACTTGTGCTGCCTCGCGCGGTTCATCCATCAATCCTGGCCGTCCAGCGTTCTTTTTCCTTTATATACTGCGGCGTGTTCCTCGTGCTATATTGTGTGGTAGACTACCACGACGGGGTCGGTGGGATGGATGTTCAGTGGCCACcgacgtcgccgtcgccctcgACCCTCCATCCATTGCCGTATCCAAGGCACAATGCAAGAACACTGTCCTCGGCGACCAAGCAATTAACGGACCGGAAAAGCACATGGAAGTACCGCACGGGCCAGGGAGGTAAAAACTGGACCTCGCGTGTATCTCGTGCACGACCTCTGTTCAGGCCCCCGTCCGGGCTCTTGTTGGTAACGAGAATTCGTGCGGTTGCTCAACTGCACTACTGTGCTGAATTTTTACATCACACGAACAACAGAAACTTTGTTACCCAGACGATATGATAGACGAGAACAGGTGTGTTTTCGTTTTCCAAACGATCGGTCCTAGGACCGTGAGAGATAACGGAAGAAACACAAAGTTCAACACGTACTTGCGGCCGTCGCTGGCTGAACACACGCGAGGCCTATAGGAAACGATAACAGAAAGGTTCAGGAAGTGCTAAGGGCACAAAAAACAGGTGAAATAAACGGGATTATGCGGATCTACCGTGACGCCAAACGCAGTTTAGTCTAGCTATTGCAGTACAGTAGATACAAGATCGACGGCCTGGGTGGATGATAGGATGCTCCTCCCTCTCCATCCCACAAGTCGACCAAGTTTAAGTTTTGACCAACAAACAGATAGACTAATAAAACACAGGTTTGTACTGTAGTATGGCACACACACAAAACATCTTGCTGAACTCGTGTTCACAGGCAATATTGAGTTAtatcctctctttttttgtcaCGTAGGTAAGTTTTTGACGAAACTTAAACCTTAATCAGAACGCATGGATTAAGTTTTGGAAACAAGGAGGGACATGCCAGGAAAGCCAGGCGCCAATTCTGCAAACAAACATAAGCAAAAGCCGACGATATGGTACACCTTACAGAGCATGGTCGGACTGAAGACACAGGCAGACTAAGCCTAAACTGGATGATCAGCTCTCAGTTGCAAAATCTCCACGTCCTCTTCTTCGATTTCCACCACCAGGGGATGGTCGCCCTCGAAGAAGGCCTGATGGAGGGCTTTCATGCACTGCTTCGCCTCACTGTCGTGGACGATCAGCGACATGTTGACCTGGCAACGACGAAAGGCGTGTTCAGTCCAGAATTCACTCTCGGCCTAGTTTGATGGGGCCTAGTTTGATGGGATACTGTATCAGGTGATTTGGTCGGTTGGTTTACCTTTGATGCACCTTGTGAGATCATCTGGACGTTGACCCCGCTTTTCCTCAGCACATGGAAGGCCTTGTGATGTAGTGGTAAAATGGTTATAGCGTCATGTTTGCGACTATCATGAGCAAATGTTTCTGTAAAATGTTGCAGGGtaattgtgtgtaccttttCTAGTATGAGAGATGACCGTCGTACGTTTCCGATGAGCGAGATTATCGCCCTCTGCTGAAGTAGATGGACCACTGCGATTTTCTCCAGCTCTTCGACCACATGGTCGAGTTCCTAAAGAATTGCAAGTTCACAAGGGTCAAAAATGGCAACGAACAGGAGATGATGTTTCTTAAGGAAGTGGTTTCGTGTACCAAGCCATGAGAAAGCTAACATGCTACATTGCTGCATACTGAAGCAATGTGTCGAGAAACAAACCATCAGCCCATTTCGCAGAGCCATGGTGCTAATTTTCCATATGAAGGAGTACAGTTTGGTTAGAAGTACGGCTATTTGACGTTTAGCATCTAGAATGAATGCACTTGCCTGCTGAATAAGTTCCCTGCTCCAGATCTTTGATGGATCAAGCGATACAGAAATGCTGACTTCACTAGTAGCCACACAGTCCACGGATATGCCTAGATCTTCAAATATAGAAAACACCTGCTCAACAGCATAACAAGATCGTAAATAACAATCAGTATCAACAAATGACAACCAAACTGAACGCCTCGGCGGCTAAACATACCTTCGCCAGAAAACCAAATTGACCAAGCATCCGAGTGCTCACTATATCCAACATAGTGACATTTGACTTCAGCACTAAACTAGTTAGCACAACCTAtataggaaaaaataaaatcaatgGCCTGAGAACTAAATGGTTCAAACTGTGACGACATAGTTGACTAATATGCTACATACCTTATCCATCTCTCTTCGTTTTGTGATAAGAGTGCCTGGAGCTTTAGGGTTGTATGAATTCTTAACCCTAACAGGTATATCACCTTCTCTAGCAGGTCTCATTGATTGTGGATGCAAAACCTGTTGTAGAGAACAACAATAACTAACCATAAAGCCAAAAACAGTCTCTTTAACAATACGGGTAACCATCAAAAGCTTTGCACATGGTTGCATGAAAGGCACATAGCCTGAACAACCTTTTGAGAAAGAGTATCTGAATTCCATATGGACAGTTCATGATGACTAATAAAGCAAGTAACAACCAAATTCCATACATAGCATCAGTACAGAAAGTGAAAGGAAAACATTTCCTGTACACCTCTAATTCTGAATAGTGAATGTTTCCTATACAGATCTAGTTCTGAAGAACAATAGAGGCCATCCATTATTTATATTTGACTAACACACCCGATGTTTTCCGAGGTAAATAAAGATAATCAAATATAAATTAGGACGTATACCACATAATTTATCATCGGATTTCAGTTTTATAACCTTCTTCTTGAATAGTTTGTTGTTAACTTCTTACTTCTTATGTCTAAAGGTGGCATACCTGGGCACCAAAATAAGCAAGTTCTGACGCCTCTTCAAATGTTAGGTAAGGGACAGTCTTTGCATTTGGGTAGATATTTGGATCACAAGTCAGTACACCATCAACATCCTTCCATACCTATCAAAAGCGGTGTTAAGGTTTCAGATGAAAAGCACATAATAACGGGAGTAAGCAACAGATACTAAACAAACTATTATGTTAAACAAAATGGGATAGTGAATTGTGGGCTGTATTTCTTTCCAGAAATTAAAAGTACGGTTTGTTTGTTATCTATTTCAGACTCAACATGGACCTGAATTTCTCTCAATCCCAAGGCTTTACCAATGGTTGTAGCAGTCAAGTCACTGCCACCTCGGCCTAAAGTAGTAACCGCACCTGATTTCCAACCCTGCAAGTGATGCCAATTGCAATGAATTAAAAGTTGCTCCACAAATAAGAAGCTCATTCATTGGTGAGAATACCTTCCCTAGGAACCCGGTAACAATAGGTATTGCTGGATCTCGAACCCAGTCTCCATGTAGTCTCTTCGCAACAGCAGGATAAGTTGCTTCCAAGATTTCCGCATTACCAAAATCGTCTGTTGTTATGAAACCAATATCAAATGCGTCGCACTGCAAAAGCATTGGAAAGTTAAACCACTGGGAATATAGATACTAGATAACTTTATGGGCCCTTGTGCTAATTGAGACCTTAGAGGAAGGAAGCACAGACATAATACATATATTAAATAATTAATATGGTACTGCAAAACGCGGCAAAGTAGTGTGATGCTGGTAACGACACATGAAGGGAATTGTGATCTGAAATTCAGGGACCAGTTATCAAACCTTTGAGAAAATCATTCATAGTGGATGATACTTACATACTAgtgcaaaaaataataattcctAGAAGAAACTATGTTATTGAAAATCCATTTAGGCTGATATAACTTATACACGGTGAAGCACACGTCAAGAAGTACCTGCCGTGCTTTGATGCCAATTTTGTTTAAGTAAGCAGCAAAGATCCGTGTGGACATGCATTCTCCAAATGACACAAGGTAGTCCGTGGTGCGAAGCGTGAGCTCTTTCATCATGGCAATACCTTTCAAGAGCTGTTCCAGTTCATCCA
The Brachypodium distachyon strain Bd21 chromosome 2, Brachypodium_distachyon_v3.0, whole genome shotgun sequence genome window above contains:
- the LOC100834181 gene encoding auxin response factor 4, with the protein product MPPVAMAPPPQGPSAGDPLFNELWHACAGPLVTVPRVGDLVFYFPQGHIEQVEASMNQVADNQMRLYDLPSKLLCSVINVELKAEADTDEVYAQVMLIPENDQNEMAVEKSSSKAATTLAKPAVRSFCKTLTASDTSTHGGFSVLRRHADECLPPLDMTQSPPTQELVAKDLHGMDWRFRHIFRGQPRRHLLQSGWSVFVSSKRLVAGDAFIFLRGESGELRVGVRRAMRQLSNVPSSVISSHSMHLGVLATAWHAINTKSMFTVYYKPRTSPSEFIIPYDQYMESVKNNYSIGVRFRMRFEGEEAPEQRFTGTIIGSENLDPLWPESSWRSLKVRWDEPSTIPRPDRVSPWKIEPASSPPVNPLPLSRVKRPRPNVPPASPESSALTKEGATKVDVDSAQAQRNQTSMVLQGQEPMTLRSNNLTDSNDSDATVQKPMMWSPSPNIGKSRPLTFQQRPSMDNWMQLGRRETDYKDASSGAQSFGDSPGFFVQTYDEAPNHLASFKNQFQDQGPARHFSEPYFFMHQQPNLTVDSSTKMHPETNELHFWNGQNTVYGHSGDQSQGFRFEEHPSNWSSQQFSRVEQPRVIRPHASIAPVDLEKTREGSGFKIFGFKVDTASAPTNHLSSPMAATHEPALQTQPSASLNQLQHAQTDCFPEVSVSTGGTNENEKSIQQAPQSSKDVQSKSHGASTRSCTKVHKQGVALGRSVDLSKFSDYDELKAELDKMFEFDGELMSSNKNWQIVYTDNEDDMMLVGDDPWGEFCSIVRKICIYTKEEVQKMNSKLSAPRKEDGAAPCDGANENAALPAPGNLDN
- the LOC100834482 gene encoding aspartokinase 2, chloroplastic, translated to MAIALRFAATPRRLAASIPESYPGHGVGGVARAGALWGTRRGWRLAMVVVPDSTRCRAKRGGDGDGVLGVAADGGDAAVGGGDQLSVVMKFGGSSMSSAARMEEVAGLITAFPEERPVVVLSAMGKTTNLLLLAGEKAVGCGVIYVSEIEEWNMIKDLHIKTVDELGLPRSVIHSMLDELEQLLKGIAMMKELTLRTTDYLVSFGECMSTRIFAAYLNKIGIKARQCDAFDIGFITTDDFGNAEILEATYPAVAKRLHGDWVRDPAIPIVTGFLGKGWKSGAVTTLGRGGSDLTATTIGKALGLREIQVWKDVDGVLTCDPNIYPNAKTVPYLTFEEASELAYFGAQVLHPQSMRPAREGDIPVRVKNSYNPKAPGTLITKRREMDKVVLTSLVLKSNVTMLDIVSTRMLGQFGFLAKVFSIFEDLGISVDCVATSEVSISVSLDPSKIWSRELIQQELDHVVEELEKIAVVHLLQQRAIISLIGNVRRSSLILEKAFHVLRKSGVNVQMISQGASKVNMSLIVHDSEAKQCMKALHQAFFEGDHPLVVEIEEEDVEILQLRADHPV